Part of the Halopseudomonas maritima genome, TACAAGTCATAGGTAGTATCACCCTCGATAGCACCAATAGTCTGCGTCTCGCCTGCCACCCGCTCCAAGCTGGAATTGATAATGTCGCCAAGTAGAACAGATCGCGACCTCAGCCCGGTCACCGCCCCCCCTTTGGCCCAGTTAACTAGGGACGCTCCATTTAGAGGAGCACTCACCTGATTATTTAACTGCGACTGCTGAGCAGAGGACAGGTTGCCAAAGTTCAACGATACAACCTGAGAGCTGCCAGTATTAAAGGTTTGGTACGCCGCACCGTTAACACTCGGAGTAATGGTGCTATCGGTTGTCCAGAGAAGGCTCTCGGTCCGCCCAGTGGTCGAATTTAGTCGATAAGCCTCGATCGTCCCACTCCAATTCGCTGGATCATATAGCGTTTTGTAATATACGGTCTCCGAGCTAAGCGTAGCCGAGCTCGACGCACCAGCACCACCCGAACCAGCTTTTGCCGATATCTCGTTTATCGCCTGGTTAAGTCGATCAGTCAATTCGTCCGAGTCGTTAGCCGTGTAATAAGTCCCACCACCATAGTCCGCAGCGTCCTGCAACATTTGGTTCTGTACCGCAAACCCAACAGTATAGGTCAACATATTCTGCTTCAAGAACCCGGGGTCATTAAAACTTTTGCCTGCAAGATCTTGGTTGGTTGTATTCCGCAAATCTATGTCATAAGCAAACTTAGCCATATCATCCAGATACAGCGTATCCCCCTCTGAATTCCCATTCAGATTATTACCATCATTGCTAACTCCGTCCCAGTTTGGCAAATTACTCCCGCCAGACACTGCGGGATTATCCCGGTCAGGGTCGTTGCTTGGGAAGGTTCTATCGTAGGTGGGCAACCCATCAGTGACCACAATGGAAAAATTACGCTGACAGCGGTACTGAATCGGACTCACATAATTACCAGAGCCATCACCGTGATAACGACTCATCCCCCTTAGATAACGGGTCATCTCATAGTAAGCCTCCGAAAGCGGAGTGTTAGTGGACGCACTCAATCCATTAACTTCGCTAACGAGATCATTATAGTTCTTCTGCGCCTGCGTAGCTGAGGTTACCGTTGTGCCTTGGGGAGTGTAGGAAGCAGAAAGATCGCGAACATCGCGCATCAAGCTACCGCCCGGCCCCCTGTCATTACGAGTCGGAGAGTTAAACGCGAAGAGACCGAAGCGCAATGCCCGATTGTTAGTGATAATATCATTGGTCACATCCCGAGCAACATTCATGCGGTAGTCATTGGGAAGCACACCCCTTAGATCATTACCAGATTTACCCCCCCTAGTATACGTATAATAAATATAAGAAATATATTGACTGGTAAAACGAGTATTATTGTTACCAACCGGATCAGGTATTCGATAACAACGTCGATCATAGATATAGCCACTTTGCACGCGATACAAAGCAAAATAATTCTTGGCGCAACCATCTCGCTCAAAATCATCGTGAGGATCCAGGTTACTTCCGGAGGCAAGGGAATACCCATTGCTCCCTCTGTAAGCGACATACGGGAAATTGCTCGCAGCCGCAGCCGCAGGCAGAATTGCATTATTCATACTGCCTGAGTTATCAAGCAACACTAGTACATTTGGCGTCACAGCTGATGTACTAAGAATTGGGGCCTGACTGGGCTGAAAAGCATAGACAGGCGTGAGCGCATACGCTCCTAGCAGAACCCCCGCTATTAACGCTGTAATTTTTTTCATTTTTTGGCTCCTTGCGCAGCGACAATAAGAAAATTAGTTCTGCGCATATACGCTCTCTACGGCGGTTGTTGTATTACCCACGGTCGCGACAGCAGTCACCCTGTACAGAGTAACCGTCTCGCCAAGATCCACATTCACAGCAGCACTAGAAGTGCCCAGCTTCTGTATCTGGTAGAACGACCCTCCTCCCGCGGCAACCCAGACGCCACATGTACCTGGAGCTACAGCGACGTTGCTGAAATCCGGAGTTTGACATCCCGCTCCAACACACTGTGCGCAGGCAGCCAATGCCGCCTCATTAGCAACCGCGGCGATGAAACCTTCTCCCTCTCGAAGCCCTGCTTCAGCCTCTTGAAAACTTTCATTCTTCAATCGCGCATTACCAGACATTTTTTCTTGCATCGTGGCGCTCTTCATCCCAGCCACGCCTACGATGGTAAGCAACAACAGAAATATCAGGCTCACGAACAAAGCAATACCTCGTTGCCTAACACCACTAAAGCTGGTCATGTAATCACCTCAAATAGAACGGTTACGTAGCGCGACAGCAACAGAGTATGGTTGATCAGAAACCAAGCCTTCCGAATCCTCCAGAACTATCTCAATACGTACACTACGAATAAGCTCAGGGTTAGGCACAGCTGCCCCTGCTACGTAGTTACCCGACACATAGGAGTCCTCAACCGCTGCAGCCAACCCAAAACTAACGTTCATCGATTGAACGCCAGACATCAATGTGGTGAAGGCACCTGCCCCACCGCCACGAAAAAGCAGCTCGCCCGCATCGGCATCAAACCGGTACTCGACCAGCCGGACAGGCAGGGCTACCTGACCGGCCCCGGGAGCTGCAACCCCTGCCTGCACCGTCGCATTGGTACGACAGTCCGTGACCAACGTCCAATCTGCGTTAGTTGTAGTGCCCACCCCACGGGTTGCATTCGACGTTACGATTCGAAGGGTGCCTGTCCCGTTATCCCACTCGATAGGATCATCAAATGCGGCAGGACGGTTCGCAATATTACTCGCAGCTAGACAACCAAACATCCCCGCCATTCTCAGCTCTTGGCTCATGCGAGTGAGAACATACCGCCCATCCTCCTGTAGTTTCGCAGCGGCATCCTGAATCTGATAGGTCCGCTTGCTGCTAGTAAAAAGCTGAACCACACCAAGCACCAGAATAAGGCCCAAAGCTAAGGCGACCAGCATTTCAACAACACTGATACCTGCCTGCTTATCACATACGTTACGTTTATCCATAAAACCCTCAGGGTGCAGTAACCGACACGTTCGTTGTGACAGAGAACGACCCCATACTAGCCTGCCCCGCCTCATCATTTCCGGCAGCCCTTGCCTCTGACCAGCTTACAGTCACAGCGACCTGAGTGCCGTTAACTGCGATACGCGCTTCGGGGCTTGGTAGCGAATTCAGGTTTCTCGCAAAATCAATCAAGTCTTGGTCTCGGATCGAAGCTGCAGCACCCGGTACGGCTGCCAAGCTTGCGATCGCGTACTGAGGCAACTGCACAGGATCCGCATTCGCACGTATTCGATCAATAATGTCGTAGACTATAAAACTCGCCTGAGAATTCATTCTTGAGCTATCGGTGTACTTGAGGGCACTTAGCTGCATTCCTGCCGCTCCAAGCAACCCGATCGCCAAAACAAAGACTGCGATCATAACCTCTATCAGCGAGACACCTCGCTGCCCGCTTCTAGCATCTGCCTGAGACTTCATTAGCAAGCCCCCCCAGCCTGAGCACGCCCGGTAGGACACAACAACACAGTTCGCGTCTGCTCACCAAGGGTGTATGTGAAGGTTACAGCATTGGCCGGACTACCCAATCCGCCGAGCGCGTCAAACGCGACCTCATCCACATCGCCTGTAGCGGCAACCACCGCACCGTTTCGAAATCCAGGAAGACTTCTAATAACCTGGCCATTCAGCTCAACCGAAATATCCTGCGCCCAGTTATCATCGGTCAATGCAGAGATGGTCACTGTCGAGCTACTATTGATCGCTTGCAGCCTAGCCCAACTCAATACATGCAACAGCTCATTAGCATCCGAGTCTGCCCGCGTTCTCTCCAAAGACCCGGTGAAAGCAATAGAACCAAGCGAAAGCCCAATCGCAAGAATCACAAGCGCCACCATTAACTCAATCAGAGTGAAGCCTTTCACACTTCTCATTCAAAGAATCCTCCTAGTACTGCATGCACTATAAAAAGACATCTGCGCAAGGTCGCGCACCACGCGATGACCGGTCACCAGGTCACGACGACAGGTCAAAGGCAAGCAAGTTGAAACGCAAAAAGCCCAGGAGGGGCAATGAAACGGAATGGATTTACGCTGACCGAACTGCTGGTCGCCGTGGCCTTGCTGGGCATTTTAGTGAGTATTGGCATGCCGTCGTTGAGCAGCCTGATTGACCAGCATCGCCTGGACAGCGCGCAGGACGCGCTGGAGCGCAGCATTCGGTTTACGCGGAACGAGGCTATCGAGCGCAACGAGCCGGTGGTGATGTTGCCGATGGCGGGGGACTGGAACAGCGGCTGGCAGGTGTTTGTCGACCGGGATAACAACCTTGCACTTGGCGCCGGTGACGTTCTGTTGCTGGAAAATCAGGCGGCATTGCTGTCTAGCGTCGCCGCCAGCGGTCAACTGCAAAGCTACCTGCGCTACAACGCGCTGGGCGAGTCGGAGCGGGTGTACGGTGGCTTTCTGGCCGGCAGCTTTCGGCTTTGCCCGCCAGATTTGGCACAGCACGGCCGACAGCTGATCATCAATCGTGTCGGGCGCCTGCGCACAGAATCTCGTCAATTTGACGCACGGCAGTGCGCAGCCACGCCATGAGCAAAGCGCAGACCTGTCCGACAGAAAGGTCCGCGCCTCAGCACCTCAGGTCCGGTACTCGGCGTTAATCCGCACGTACTCGTGGGAGAGATCGGTCGTCCACAAGGTTTCATTGACCTCGCCGCGACCCAGCTCGATGCGAATGGTGATTTCTGGCTGCGCCATCACGCGGGCGCCCTGAGACTCTTCGTACTCGGCCGCACGACCACCCTGACGGGTAATGCAGACGTCATCCAGATAAACGTCGATTTTCTCGACATCCAGATCAGGTACGCCAGCATAGCCAACCGCGGCCAGGATGCGCCCCCAGTTCGGGTCAGAGGCAAACAGCGCGGTTTTGATCAGCGGGGAGTGCGCCACTGCATAAGCGACGTCCAAACACTCATCGTTGTTGGCGCCACCGTTGACCCGAATGGTTACGAACTTGGTCGCCCCTTCACCGTCACGCACAATAGCCTGCGCCAGTGTCAGCATCACATCCTTGATGGCGGTTGCCAGCTCCTCGTAGCCCTGGGCATCGGGGCTATCGATCAGCGGGATATCCGCCTTACCGGTAGCAACCAGCATGCAGGAGTCATTAGTGCTGGTGTCGCCATCAATGGTAATGCGGTTGAACGACAGGTTGGCGGCCTCATGCAGCAACGCTTGCAGTAGCGGCTGCGCTACCGGCGCATCGGTCGCGATATAGCCCAGCATGGTCGCCATATTCGGGCGAATCATACCAGCGCCCTTGGAAATACCAGTGATCGTGATGACCTGGCCAGCAATCTCAATACGCCGACTGCAACCCTTGGGTTGGGTATCGGTGGTCATGATGCCTTCCGCGGCGTGCGCCCAGTTATCTTCAGCCAAGTCGGCCAGGGCGGCCGGCAACGCTGCGATCACTTTGTCGGCAGGCAACAGCTCGCCAATCACACCCGTGCTGAACGGCAGCACTTGGGCTGCTTCACACCCGACCTTCTCGGCCAGCGCCTCACAGGTGCGCTCAGCCGCCTGCATACCTGGCTTGCCGGTGCCGGCGTTGGCATTACCGGTATTGACCAGCAGGTACTGGGGCGAACCTGCCAGTCGCTGGCGGCACAGGGTGACGGGCGCAGCACAAAAGGCATTGCGGGTAAACACGCCAGCAATGCTGGAGCCCGGCGCAGCCTCCATGACCACTACATCCTTGCGACCAACACGCTTGATGCCAGCGGAGGCGATACCCAAACGAAAACCAGAGACAGGGTGCAACGCAGGTAACGGGCCGAGACCAACAGGCATATTTAACGCTCCAAAAAAGAGGGAGAGAGAAGATTCAAGCTTCAAAAGCAAACAGATTCCCCCGACTATAAAGCCGAGGGTTAAAAGGGTTTAACTTGTAGCTTGCCGCTTGAAGCTTACAGCTGCTTTTCAGGCTTAGCTAATCTGTCCGTGACAGTGCTTGTACTTCTTGCCGGAGCCACAGGGGCACGGATCATTTCGGCCCACCTTTGGCCCTTCGCGGGTTTGCGGTGCGGCGGCTTGCTGCGGCTCTTGTGCTGCCTCGCTTTCGGCAGCAACAGCATTGACCTCTTCGTGCTTGAACTGCATGCGGCGCTGCATTTCCTCGGCCTGGCGACGCAAACGCGCCTCTTCCTCCGCCGGATCCTCACGACGCACCTGCACATGGCTCAGAACACGAATGGTGTCGCGCTTGAGCGTCTCCAGCAATTCCTGGAACAGGTTAAAGGCTTCGCGCTTGTATTCCTGCTTGGGGTTCTTCTGCGCATAGCCACGCAGATGAATACCCTGGCGCAAGTGATCCATGGTCGCCAAATGCTCTTTCCAGAGATCATCCAGCACCCGCAGCAGCATCTGCTTCTCGAAAGTACGCAGTGCCCCAGCACCAGCCAGTTCTTCCTTCTCGCGGTAGGCTGAAACCAACGCGTCCAGAACGCGCTCAGCGACGCCCTGCTCTTGCAGCCTCTCGTCTTCATCCAGCCATTGTTGAACAGGAAGCTGCAGACCCAGCTCGCCAGCCAGGGCCTTCTCAAGGCCGTCGATATCCCACTGCTCGGGCAGACTGCCAGCTGGCATGTGCATGGCGACCATGTCGGTCACCACGTCCTGGCGGATGGCAGCAATGGTTTCCTCGACCGTCTCGCTGGCCAAAATGGAATTACGCTGGCCGTAAATCACCTTACGCTGTTCGTTCGCAACGTCGTCGTATTCCAGCAATTGCTTCCGGATGTCGAAGTTGCGCCCCTCAACTTTGCGCTGCGCCTTCTCAATGGCGTTGGTGACCATGCGGTGCTCGATGGCCTCGCCCTTCTCCATGCCCAGGGCTTTCATGAAGTTCTTCACCCGGTCAGAGGCAAAGATACGCATCAGGTTATCTTCCAGCGACAGGTAGAAGCGGCTGGAGCCCGGGTCGCCCTGACGACCGGCACGGCCACGCAGCTGGTTATCGATACGGCGGGATTCGTGACGTTCGCAGGCGATGATGTGCAGGCCGCCGGCTTCCAGCACCTGCTGGTGACGAAGCTGCCACTCATCTTTGATTTGCGCGACTTGCTGCTCTGTGGGGTTCTCCAGGGCAGCCACCTCGGCCTCCCAATTACCACCGAGGATAATGTCAGTACCACGACCGGCCATGTTGGTAGCAATGGTCACCGCGCCAGGCCGACCGGCCTGAGCCACAATTTCGGCTTCTTTCTCGTGGAATTTTGCGTTCAGCACCTTGTGCGGCACTTTTTCGCGGTTCAGCAACTGTGCCACAACCTCGGAGGATTCGATTGAGGCGGTACCTACCAGCACCGGGCGCCCTTGCTCCATGCAGTGCTTGATGTCGGTAACAATCGCAGCAAACTTCTCTTCGATGCTGAGATAGACCAGATCGTTGTAATCCTTGCGCACCATCGGCTTGTTAGTCGGGATGACCAGCACGTCCAGGCCATAGATCTGCCGAAACTCGAAGGCCTCCGTATCCGCTGTACCGGTCATGCCGGCCAGCTTCTGATACAGGCGGAAGTAGTTCTGGAAGGTGGTGGACGCCAGCGTCTGGCTCTCGGCCTGGATCTGCAACCCTTCCTTCGCCTCAATGGCCTGGTGCAGGCCCTCGGACAGACGACGCCCCGGCATGGTGCGCCCGGTGTGCTCGTCGACCAGCAACACCTGGTTGTTCTGCACGATGTATTCGACGTTGCGATGGAACAGGGTATGGGCCCGCAGCGCGGAGTTGACGTGATGCAGCAGACCGAGATTTTGCGCGGCGTAAAGGCTGTCGCCCTCATTCAGCAGTTTCTCGCGCACCAGCAGGTCTTCGATAAACTGGTGGCCGCTTTCGGTTAGCTCAACCTGACGCGCCTTCTCGTCGATCAGGTAATGGCCATCGACCGCCTCAACAGCCTCTTCAGCAGCCTGGCCGCGCTTGAGCTGGGGAATCAGCTTGTTGATGGCCGCATACAGCTGAGAGCTGTCTTCAGCCGGACCGGAAATGATCAAGGGCGTACGGGCTTCGTCGATCAGAATCGAGTCAACTTCATCGACCACGGCAAAATAGGGCTCGCGCTGAAACTTGTCTTCCAGTCGGAACGCCATATTGTCGCGCAGGTAATCAAAGCCCAACTCGTTATTGGTGCCGTAGGTGATATCGCACTGGTAGGCGGCGCGCTTTTGCTGTGGGTCCTGCTGAGGTACGACGACGCCAACACTCATGCCCAGAAACTCATAGAGCGGGCGCATGGTGTTAGCGTCACGACTGGCCAAGTAATCGTTGACGGTGACTACGTGTACACCCTTACCGGCCAGCGCATTGAGGTAAACCGGCAAGGTAGCCACCAGGGTTTTACCCTCACCGGTTTTCATCTCGGCGATCTTGCCTTCGTGCAAGGTCATGCCACCAATCAACTGGACGTCGAAATGGCGCATGCCCATTACCCGCTTACTGGCTTCGCGAACCACCGCGAACGCCTCGGGCAGCAATTGGTCGAGTGTCGCGCCATCGGCCAGGCGCTGTTTGAACTCTGCCGTTTTCGCCGTTAACTGTTCGTCGCTCAGTGCATTCAAGCTCTCCTCCAGAGCATTGATGGCGACAACCACCTTGCCCATGCGCTTCAATTCACGATCGTTCTTGCTTCCCAACAGCTTTCTGACTAACGGCGCAAACATAATCGGCTTAAATATCCATGTAAGGGTTGGCGAGCCCAGTCCTGTGCAGCCCGGACCAGCACTGAAAAAAGGCATTCTACTCTGATTTCTGCCGCACATTAAACCGCGCGACCGGCGCGGCCTTTGTCACAACAGCACAGACGAAGGCCGGGTGAAGACAAGTAAGCACTGAGTCATTCGGCCTACCCTCTGGGCGAGCGGAAGAACTCAGTATTTACTTGATGGGGACGGTAGGAGGCTATTTCAACGCCAGGTAGCGGGCCGGGTTTACAGCCATACCATTGCGATACACTTCCAGATGCAGGTGCGCGCCGGTCGAGCGACCGGTACTGCCAACAGCGGCGATTTCCTGACCTTTCTGCACCAGATCGCCTTTGCTTACCTTGAGTACGGAAGCATGGGCGTACCGGGTTTTCAGGCCATTACCGTGACTGATTTCTACCATGTTGCCGTAGGCGCCATTACGACCAGAGAAGGTAACGACGCCAGCACCAACCGCATGAATCGGCGTGCCACGCGGAGCAGCGAAATCCAGACCACTGTGCATAGAGAAACGACCGGTGATAGGGTCGGTCCGGCGCCCGAAGCCGGATGAGATGTGCCCGGCAGAAACCGGAACAAAGTCCAGCGCCGCAGCCACATCGGTCTGACGGCTGACCATCAGGTCTTCCAGCAGCTGCAGCTGCTGCGTGCGATCGTCGACCCGTGCGGACAACTGATCGATCAAGCTTTGCAGGTCCGGGGCGTTGTAGCTCAGGTCATCGTCGCGTAGCTCAGGCCCACCCATACCGGGCTCCAGCTCCGAGTTGAGGCTGAAATCCGCCTCGGCGCCGAAGTCGAACTCGCCGTCGCTAAACTCACCGAGCTCGGTCAGGCGCTCACCCAGTGCATCCAGACGGGTCAAGCGCATTTGCAGGCGGGCAAGCTGCTGACTCATACGCTCGATCTGCGCCT contains:
- a CDS encoding pilus assembly protein, with the translated sequence MKKITALIAGVLLGAYALTPVYAFQPSQAPILSTSAVTPNVLVLLDNSGSMNNAILPAAAAASNFPYVAYRGSNGYSLASGSNLDPHDDFERDGCAKNYFALYRVQSGYIYDRRCYRIPDPVGNNNTRFTSQYISYIYYTYTRGGKSGNDLRGVLPNDYRMNVARDVTNDIITNNRALRFGLFAFNSPTRNDRGPGGSLMRDVRDLSASYTPQGTTVTSATQAQKNYNDLVSEVNGLSASTNTPLSEAYYEMTRYLRGMSRYHGDGSGNYVSPIQYRCQRNFSIVVTDGLPTYDRTFPSNDPDRDNPAVSGGSNLPNWDGVSNDGNNLNGNSEGDTLYLDDMAKFAYDIDLRNTTNQDLAGKSFNDPGFLKQNMLTYTVGFAVQNQMLQDAADYGGGTYYTANDSDELTDRLNQAINEISAKAGSGGAGASSSATLSSETVYYKTLYDPANWSGTIEAYRLNSTTGRTESLLWTTDSTITPSVNGAAYQTFNTGSSQVVSLNFGNLSSAQQSQLNNQVSAPLNGASLVNWAKGGAVTGLRSRSVLLGDIINSSLERVAGETQTIGAIEGDTTYDLYLAFKKARITPSLLFNSNDGFFHVVNADNGSHRYGYMPSSVLSKLGMLSDPGYADNGYHTFSVDGQISISDAKLGTVWSTVAVGGQGAGGKSMFAVRLFQQTEISPNTSQALWEVTAPTTDTPANTWNDLGYTYSRPAIARLPDNRWVAVFGNGYGSHKGKAALFVVDLATGALIHKMVVDDNTGGTAAERATGSGLSSPELVVNAQHQIERIYAGDLRGNMWRFTIPSAVTSSWTSQKLYAAGSTRPVTVKPLITEHPDGGYLVSFGTGKLAETSDKTNLDLQAFYAIWDKPSGGLPVTQAQLRQQTITGEARINGQDYFYTSTNPVNWASQRGWYMPLIYNNVAEGERVIYPAQTTEGRVVFVTAKIDANDPCESSGSGRLLELDLLTGGMLSYEVLDTSGDGSINDSDVIVAGINIGGGLPGLPVIIDKGDDKPTQTKVILLSTGQNVFLDERAAESPGISRRIMWRQLQ
- the argJ gene encoding bifunctional glutamate N-acetyltransferase/amino-acid acetyltransferase ArgJ; translation: MPVGLGPLPALHPVSGFRLGIASAGIKRVGRKDVVVMEAAPGSSIAGVFTRNAFCAAPVTLCRQRLAGSPQYLLVNTGNANAGTGKPGMQAAERTCEALAEKVGCEAAQVLPFSTGVIGELLPADKVIAALPAALADLAEDNWAHAAEGIMTTDTQPKGCSRRIEIAGQVITITGISKGAGMIRPNMATMLGYIATDAPVAQPLLQALLHEAANLSFNRITIDGDTSTNDSCMLVATGKADIPLIDSPDAQGYEELATAIKDVMLTLAQAIVRDGEGATKFVTIRVNGGANNDECLDVAYAVAHSPLIKTALFASDPNWGRILAAVGYAGVPDLDVEKIDVYLDDVCITRQGGRAAEYEESQGARVMAQPEITIRIELGRGEVNETLWTTDLSHEYVRINAEYRT
- a CDS encoding M23 family metallopeptidase, producing MTWQLLGGSAEDASADVAAVPAWQEALQDYEVDPLLEDDGTQAQIERMSQQLARLQMRLTRLDALGERLTELGEFSDGEFDFGAEADFSLNSELEPGMGGPELRDDDLSYNAPDLQSLIDQLSARVDDRTQQLQLLEDLMVSRQTDVAAALDFVPVSAGHISSGFGRRTDPITGRFSMHSGLDFAAPRGTPIHAVGAGVVTFSGRNGAYGNMVEISHGNGLKTRYAHASVLKVSKGDLVQKGQEIAAVGSTGRSTGAHLHLEVYRNGMAVNPARYLALK
- a CDS encoding GspH/FimT family pseudopilin, producing MKRNGFTLTELLVAVALLGILVSIGMPSLSSLIDQHRLDSAQDALERSIRFTRNEAIERNEPVVMLPMAGDWNSGWQVFVDRDNNLALGAGDVLLLENQAALLSSVAASGQLQSYLRYNALGESERVYGGFLAGSFRLCPPDLAQHGRQLIINRVGRLRTESRQFDARQCAATP
- the secA gene encoding preprotein translocase subunit SecA — protein: MFAPLVRKLLGSKNDRELKRMGKVVVAINALEESLNALSDEQLTAKTAEFKQRLADGATLDQLLPEAFAVVREASKRVMGMRHFDVQLIGGMTLHEGKIAEMKTGEGKTLVATLPVYLNALAGKGVHVVTVNDYLASRDANTMRPLYEFLGMSVGVVVPQQDPQQKRAAYQCDITYGTNNELGFDYLRDNMAFRLEDKFQREPYFAVVDEVDSILIDEARTPLIISGPAEDSSQLYAAINKLIPQLKRGQAAEEAVEAVDGHYLIDEKARQVELTESGHQFIEDLLVREKLLNEGDSLYAAQNLGLLHHVNSALRAHTLFHRNVEYIVQNNQVLLVDEHTGRTMPGRRLSEGLHQAIEAKEGLQIQAESQTLASTTFQNYFRLYQKLAGMTGTADTEAFEFRQIYGLDVLVIPTNKPMVRKDYNDLVYLSIEEKFAAIVTDIKHCMEQGRPVLVGTASIESSEVVAQLLNREKVPHKVLNAKFHEKEAEIVAQAGRPGAVTIATNMAGRGTDIILGGNWEAEVAALENPTEQQVAQIKDEWQLRHQQVLEAGGLHIIACERHESRRIDNQLRGRAGRQGDPGSSRFYLSLEDNLMRIFASDRVKNFMKALGMEKGEAIEHRMVTNAIEKAQRKVEGRNFDIRKQLLEYDDVANEQRKVIYGQRNSILASETVEETIAAIRQDVVTDMVAMHMPAGSLPEQWDIDGLEKALAGELGLQLPVQQWLDEDERLQEQGVAERVLDALVSAYREKEELAGAGALRTFEKQMLLRVLDDLWKEHLATMDHLRQGIHLRGYAQKNPKQEYKREAFNLFQELLETLKRDTIRVLSHVQVRREDPAEEEARLRRQAEEMQRRMQFKHEEVNAVAAESEAAQEPQQAAAPQTREGPKVGRNDPCPCGSGKKYKHCHGQIS
- a CDS encoding GspH/FimT family pseudopilin, which encodes MRSVKGFTLIELMVALVILAIGLSLGSIAFTGSLERTRADSDANELLHVLSWARLQAINSSSTVTISALTDDNWAQDISVELNGQVIRSLPGFRNGAVVAATGDVDEVAFDALGGLGSPANAVTFTYTLGEQTRTVLLCPTGRAQAGGAC
- a CDS encoding prepilin-type N-terminal cleavage/methylation domain-containing protein, with product MDKRNVCDKQAGISVVEMLVALALGLILVLGVVQLFTSSKRTYQIQDAAAKLQEDGRYVLTRMSQELRMAGMFGCLAASNIANRPAAFDDPIEWDNGTGTLRIVTSNATRGVGTTTNADWTLVTDCRTNATVQAGVAAPGAGQVALPVRLVEYRFDADAGELLFRGGGAGAFTTLMSGVQSMNVSFGLAAAVEDSYVSGNYVAGAAVPNPELIRSVRIEIVLEDSEGLVSDQPYSVAVALRNRSI
- a CDS encoding pilus assembly PilX family protein, producing MTSFSGVRQRGIALFVSLIFLLLLTIVGVAGMKSATMQEKMSGNARLKNESFQEAEAGLREGEGFIAAVANEAALAACAQCVGAGCQTPDFSNVAVAPGTCGVWVAAGGGSFYQIQKLGTSSAAVNVDLGETVTLYRVTAVATVGNTTTAVESVYAQN
- the pilV gene encoding type IV pilus modification protein PilV: MIAVFVLAIGLLGAAGMQLSALKYTDSSRMNSQASFIVYDIIDRIRANADPVQLPQYAIASLAAVPGAAASIRDQDLIDFARNLNSLPSPEARIAVNGTQVAVTVSWSEARAAGNDEAGQASMGSFSVTTNVSVTAP